One Deltaproteobacteria bacterium HGW-Deltaproteobacteria-4 DNA segment encodes these proteins:
- a CDS encoding phenylacetate--CoA ligase has protein sequence MNIWDRQHECMPREELEQLQLERLQATLNRVYKNVSCYRNKFNAAGIIPEDIQSLADLSRLPFTEKEDLRLNYPYGMFAVPLREVVRIHSSSGTTGKPTVVGYTRHDLDTWSNLVARFMTAAGVTHDDVVQIAFGYGLFTGAFGLHYGTETIGASVIPMSGGNTDKQIMIMQDYKTSVLVCTPSYALTIADRMEKLGVKPQDLSLRVGLFGGEPWSEEMRRQIEERLHIVATDNYGLSEVMGPGIAGDCLQKCGMHIFEDHFIAEIIDPQTCEVLPPGSVGELVLTSLTKEAFPMIRYRTRDITRLDYAPCACGRTLVRMQKTMGRSDDMLIIKGVNVFPTQIEEILFQVEGCEPHYQLVIERIDNVDRLEVQVEVNESIFFDEMKRQREFVLAAEKRLANALGIGVKVKLVEPSSILRSEGKAQRVIDRRIM, from the coding sequence ATGAATATCTGGGATCGTCAACACGAATGTATGCCGCGGGAAGAACTTGAACAGTTGCAGCTTGAGCGTCTGCAGGCGACCCTCAATCGCGTCTACAAGAATGTTTCCTGTTACCGTAATAAGTTCAATGCCGCCGGCATTATTCCCGAGGATATTCAATCCCTCGCCGATCTGAGCCGCCTCCCCTTTACCGAGAAGGAGGATCTGCGTCTTAACTATCCTTACGGCATGTTTGCCGTGCCGCTGCGGGAAGTGGTGCGCATTCATTCTTCGAGCGGCACCACCGGCAAACCGACCGTCGTCGGCTATACCCGCCACGATCTTGATACCTGGTCGAATCTGGTGGCCCGCTTCATGACCGCCGCCGGAGTGACGCACGATGACGTCGTGCAGATCGCTTTTGGTTACGGACTCTTTACCGGCGCCTTCGGCCTCCATTACGGCACCGAAACGATCGGCGCTTCGGTCATCCCCATGTCCGGCGGCAATACCGACAAGCAGATCATGATCATGCAGGATTACAAGACCAGCGTCCTCGTCTGCACCCCCTCCTATGCCCTGACTATCGCTGATCGCATGGAGAAGCTCGGGGTCAAGCCGCAGGATTTGAGTCTGCGCGTCGGCCTCTTTGGCGGCGAGCCGTGGAGCGAAGAGATGCGGCGGCAGATCGAAGAGCGTCTGCATATTGTTGCCACTGACAATTACGGCCTCTCCGAAGTCATGGGGCCGGGGATTGCCGGCGATTGCCTGCAGAAATGCGGCATGCACATCTTCGAAGATCACTTTATCGCCGAGATTATCGATCCCCAGACCTGTGAAGTCCTTCCGCCCGGCAGTGTCGGCGAACTGGTCTTGACCTCTTTGACCAAAGAGGCCTTCCCGATGATCCGTTACCGCACCCGCGATATCACCCGCCTCGACTATGCTCCCTGCGCCTGCGGACGGACTCTGGTGCGGATGCAGAAGACCATGGGGCGCAGCGACGATATGTTAATTATCAAAGGGGTCAACGTCTTCCCCACCCAGATCGAAGAGATCCTTTTTCAGGTCGAGGGGTGTGAACCCCATTATCAGTTGGTGATTGAGCGGATCGATAATGTCGATCGCCTCGAAGTTCAGGTCGAAGTCAATGAGTCGATCTTCTTTGATGAAATGAAGCGGCAGCGGGAATTTGTCCTGGCCGCAGAAAAACGTCTTGCCAATGCCCTCGGTATCGGTGTCAAAGTCAAGCTGGTGGAACCGAGCAGTATTCTCCGCAGCGAAGGCAAGGCGCAACGTGTCATCGATCGGCGAATAATGTAA
- a CDS encoding cytochrome C biogenesis protein CycH produces MDSEKGDIVIYQAETGATALEVHLDHDTVWLTQKQLADLFDVKVPAISKHVRNIVVSGELAAEATVSKMERVRREGERSVSRTEVAYNLDMIISIGYRVNSDKATRFRIWATQVLKDHLVKGYTIHEQRLHDETAKLHDLRQTVDLLARTLMTQELVTETGKDVLRVINDYAYALATLDRYDHGTLSIEGTTGQTLRVIDYAEGISLVKAMKGEFDGLFGIEKDQGFKSALGTIYQTFDGKELYPSVEEKGANLLYFVVKNHAFSDGNKRIAAALFIYFLAGNAILYRPDGSKRLADNALVALTLLIAESRPDEKETIVKVIVNLINRSND; encoded by the coding sequence ATGGACTCCGAGAAAGGCGATATCGTCATTTATCAGGCAGAAACCGGCGCAACAGCGCTCGAGGTTCATCTTGATCACGATACTGTTTGGCTGACTCAAAAGCAATTGGCCGATCTTTTTGACGTCAAGGTCCCCGCGATTTCCAAGCATGTGCGTAACATTGTCGTTTCCGGAGAACTTGCTGCCGAGGCAACTGTTTCCAAAATGGAAAGAGTTCGTCGCGAAGGCGAGCGCTCGGTGAGCAGAACCGAAGTTGCGTACAATCTGGACATGATCATTTCGATCGGTTATCGGGTGAATTCTGACAAAGCGACCCGGTTTCGCATCTGGGCAACCCAGGTTCTTAAAGATCATCTGGTCAAGGGCTACACCATCCATGAGCAGCGACTGCACGATGAAACCGCCAAACTCCACGATCTGCGCCAGACTGTCGATCTCCTCGCCCGTACCCTGATGACGCAGGAGCTGGTCACCGAGACCGGCAAGGATGTGCTGCGGGTGATCAACGATTACGCCTACGCCCTCGCCACCCTCGACCGTTACGATCACGGCACCCTGAGTATCGAGGGGACGACCGGCCAGACGCTGCGCGTCATCGACTACGCAGAGGGAATCTCTCTGGTCAAGGCGATGAAGGGGGAGTTCGACGGGCTCTTTGGCATCGAGAAGGATCAGGGATTCAAGAGTGCCCTCGGCACCATCTACCAGACCTTCGACGGTAAAGAACTTTACCCCAGCGTCGAGGAGAAGGGGGCCAACCTCCTTTACTTCGTCGTCAAGAACCACGCTTTCAGCGACGGCAACAAGCGCATCGCCGCTGCCCTCTTTATCTACTTTCTCGCCGGCAACGCCATCCTCTATCGACCTGACGGCTCCAAGCGCCTCGCCGACAATGCCCTGGTGGCGCTGACGCTCCTCATCGCCGAGAGCCGTCCCGACGAGAAAGAGACCATCGTTAAAGTCATTGTCAATCTCATCAACCGGAGCAACGATTAA
- a CDS encoding transposase — MTFNPNFHRRRSIRLNDYDYTRAGAYFVTICAFERECLFGEVVDGVMRLNVHGKIAQEEWLLTAELRDYVVLDEYIVMPNHFHAVLMIDDCRGTACRALDDDVAVEQGTARRALTVEFFGQPVAGSLATMIRSFKSAVSKRINILHNNPGAPVWQRNYYERVIRNERELDGIRQYIADNPAKWIEDENHPTR; from the coding sequence ATGACGTTTAATCCGAATTTTCATCGCCGGCGTTCCATCCGCCTTAATGATTACGATTACACCCGCGCCGGCGCGTATTTCGTGACGATTTGTGCGTTCGAACGGGAATGTCTGTTTGGCGAGGTCGTGGACGGGGTGATGCGGTTGAACGTACATGGGAAAATCGCTCAGGAAGAATGGTTGTTGACCGCCGAATTGCGGGATTACGTGGTGTTGGACGAATACATCGTGATGCCGAATCATTTTCATGCGGTATTGATGATCGATGATTGTAGGGGCACGGCGTGCCGTGCCCTTGATGATGACGTCGCGGTGGAACAGGGCACGGCACGCCGTGCCCTTACGGTGGAATTTTTCGGTCAACCCGTCGCCGGTTCGTTGGCGACCATGATCCGGTCATTCAAATCCGCCGTTAGCAAACGCATCAATATTCTGCACAACAATCCCGGCGCGCCGGTCTGGCAGCGTAATTATTACGAACGGGTCATCCGCAACGAACGTGAATTGGACGGTATCCGGCAATACATTGCCGATAATCCGGCCAAATGGATCGAAGACGAAAACCACCCGACACGATAA
- a CDS encoding type III restriction endonuclease subunit R codes for MTPAPEAEARIQIDTLLTAAGWSVQDASAAHIHAARGVAIREFPLPGFGFADYLLYIDGKAAGVIEAKKVGSTLTGVEVQSAKYTQGLPSGLPRWHNPLPFCYESTGVETRFTNGLDPEPRSRNVFAFHRPENLAKWLDASLISDGLPADFGGASMAAEPPQTFLARLQSMPELKTDGLWPAQIVAIRSLEGSLKQNKPRALIQMATGSGKTFTAISFIYRLIKFAGARRVLFLVDRGNLGQQTLKEFQQYVSPYNNFKFSEEYIVQNLSSNHMDRTARVCICTIQRLYSMLKGRELPEELDEESAAELGSLFKDPEPIAYNPDFPIEDFDIIVTDECHRSIYNLWRQVLEYFDAYLIGLTATPSKQTFGFFHKNLVMEYGHPQAVADGVNVNYDVYRIRTQIGETGGKVEAGYYVDKRDRETRAVRWEQLDDDFAYDATQLDRDVVSVDQIRTVVRAFRDKLFTEIFPGRTWVPKTLIFAKDDSHAEDIVKIVREEFGKGNDFAQKITYRTSGEKPKDLIAAFRTSPMPRIAVTVDMIATGTDIKAVECVFFMRMVKSRAYFEQMKGRGVRIINDNDLQAVTPDAKGKDHFVIVDAVGVCEQDQTDSLPLERKKSVGFEKLLQAVAFGNCEIDVISSVAARLARLEKKLTPQEQKQVMALTDGKSLKALTGDLVAALEPDAHIAAAQQASGQQEPDAKQIRQAAAQILGAAARPLCNPDLRELLFAIKQKNEQIIDTVSLDTVLFSGFTEEKAKGVVESFEQFILENKDEITALQVLYSKPYKQRLKFEDVRELAEKLVAQVEQLRIYSTHPQGWEKRVPDELWAAYQKLEAGKVRGAAANHILTDLVSLVRFAMHQENELVPFPEKVQVNFRAWVEQQQVSGRRFTSEQRKWLEMIRDHIAANLQIETEDFDYAPFAQEGGIGRVWQLFGDDLNVILDELNETLAA; via the coding sequence TTGACCCCGGCACCGGAAGCTGAAGCGCGCATTCAGATCGATACCCTCCTGACCGCCGCCGGCTGGTCGGTGCAGGATGCCAGTGCCGCGCACATCCATGCGGCGCGGGGGGTGGCGATCCGCGAGTTCCCGCTCCCCGGCTTCGGTTTCGCCGACTACCTCCTCTACATCGACGGCAAGGCCGCCGGAGTGATCGAGGCGAAGAAGGTCGGCAGCACCCTGACCGGCGTCGAAGTTCAATCCGCCAAGTACACGCAAGGCCTCCCTTCCGGTCTGCCGCGCTGGCACAATCCACTCCCTTTCTGCTACGAATCAACGGGTGTTGAAACCCGCTTCACCAACGGCCTCGATCCCGAGCCGCGCTCCCGCAACGTCTTTGCCTTCCATCGCCCTGAGAATCTCGCCAAGTGGCTCGATGCTTCCCTGATCTCCGACGGCCTTCCTGCCGATTTTGGCGGCGCTTCAATGGCAGCCGAGCCTCCGCAGACCTTCCTCGCCCGCCTGCAGTCGATGCCGGAGCTGAAAACTGACGGCCTTTGGCCGGCGCAGATCGTCGCCATCCGCAGCCTCGAAGGCTCCCTCAAGCAGAACAAGCCGCGCGCCCTGATCCAGATGGCGACCGGCAGCGGCAAGACCTTCACCGCTATCAGCTTCATCTACCGGCTGATCAAATTCGCCGGGGCGCGCCGGGTCCTCTTTCTCGTCGATCGCGGCAACCTCGGCCAGCAGACATTGAAGGAGTTCCAGCAGTACGTCTCCCCCTACAACAACTTTAAGTTCAGCGAAGAGTACATTGTCCAGAATCTCTCCAGTAACCACATGGATCGCACGGCGCGGGTCTGCATCTGCACCATCCAGCGCCTCTACTCGATGCTCAAAGGGCGGGAGCTGCCGGAGGAATTGGACGAGGAGTCGGCCGCCGAACTCGGCAGCCTCTTCAAGGACCCGGAGCCGATTGCCTACAATCCCGATTTCCCCATCGAGGATTTCGATATCATCGTCACCGACGAGTGCCACCGCTCGATCTACAACCTCTGGCGCCAGGTCCTCGAATACTTCGACGCCTATCTCATCGGCCTCACCGCCACCCCGAGCAAGCAGACCTTCGGTTTCTTTCATAAAAATCTGGTCATGGAGTACGGCCACCCGCAGGCGGTCGCCGACGGGGTCAACGTCAACTACGATGTCTACCGCATCCGCACGCAGATCGGCGAGACCGGCGGCAAGGTCGAGGCCGGCTACTATGTCGACAAGCGCGACCGCGAGACCCGCGCCGTGCGCTGGGAGCAGCTTGACGACGACTTCGCGTACGACGCCACCCAGCTCGACCGCGACGTGGTCAGCGTCGACCAGATCCGCACCGTGGTCCGCGCCTTTCGCGACAAGCTCTTTACTGAGATCTTCCCCGGCCGCACCTGGGTGCCGAAGACGCTGATCTTCGCCAAGGACGATTCCCACGCCGAGGATATCGTCAAGATCGTCCGCGAAGAGTTCGGCAAGGGGAACGACTTCGCCCAGAAGATCACCTACCGCACCAGTGGCGAGAAGCCGAAAGACCTCATCGCCGCCTTTCGCACCAGCCCGATGCCACGCATCGCCGTTACCGTCGACATGATCGCCACCGGCACCGACATCAAGGCGGTGGAGTGCGTCTTCTTCATGCGCATGGTCAAGTCGCGCGCCTACTTCGAGCAGATGAAGGGGCGCGGGGTGCGCATCATCAACGACAACGACCTGCAGGCGGTCACCCCCGACGCCAAGGGGAAGGATCACTTTGTCATCGTCGATGCCGTCGGCGTCTGCGAGCAGGACCAGACCGATTCTCTCCCCCTGGAGCGCAAGAAGAGTGTCGGTTTCGAAAAACTGCTGCAGGCGGTCGCCTTCGGCAACTGCGAGATCGACGTCATCTCCTCGGTGGCGGCGCGGCTAGCGCGGTTGGAGAAGAAGCTGACCCCGCAGGAGCAGAAGCAGGTGATGGCGCTGACCGACGGCAAGAGCCTGAAGGCGCTCACCGGGGATCTCGTCGCCGCCCTGGAGCCGGATGCGCACATCGCCGCCGCGCAACAGGCCTCCGGCCAGCAGGAACCGGACGCCAAACAGATTCGCCAGGCCGCGGCGCAGATTCTCGGTGCGGCGGCGCGCCCCTTGTGCAACCCGGATTTGCGTGAGCTGCTCTTTGCTATCAAGCAGAAGAACGAGCAGATCATCGACACCGTCAGCCTCGATACGGTCCTCTTCTCCGGTTTCACCGAGGAGAAGGCCAAGGGGGTGGTTGAGTCCTTCGAGCAGTTTATCCTTGAGAACAAGGATGAGATCACCGCACTGCAGGTGCTCTACTCCAAGCCGTATAAACAGCGCTTGAAGTTCGAGGATGTGCGCGAGCTGGCTGAGAAGCTGGTCGCCCAGGTCGAGCAGCTGCGTATCTACTCGACCCATCCGCAAGGGTGGGAGAAGCGGGTGCCGGACGAGCTGTGGGCAGCGTATCAGAAGCTGGAGGCGGGCAAGGTGCGCGGGGCAGCGGCCAATCACATCTTGACCGATCTGGTCTCGCTGGTGCGCTTTGCCATGCATCAGGAGAACGAGCTGGTGCCCTTTCCCGAGAAGGTGCAGGTCAACTTCCGCGCCTGGGTCGAGCAGCAGCAGGTCAGCGGGCGGCGCTTTACCTCCGAACAGCGCAAGTGGCTGGAGATGATTCGCGATCATATTGCGGCGAATCTGCAGATCGAGACGGAGGATTTCGATTATGCGCCCTTTGCGCAGGAGGGTGGGATTGGCAGGGTTTGGCAGCTGTTTGGGGATGATTTGAACGTGATTCTTGATGAATTGAACGAAACATTGGCCGCGTAA